The following coding sequences are from one Humulus lupulus chromosome X, drHumLupu1.1, whole genome shotgun sequence window:
- the LOC133804143 gene encoding putative clathrin assembly protein At4g40080, which produces MGIMIGRKKLRNLIGIIKDKASLTKAITLSTSRHASSIRVTIICATTHEPSSPPSENHISAVIGGGGQESRSISSTCINTLMGRLHATRSAAVALKCLLVAHNIVSRGSFILKDQLSFYPSSGGPNFLNLSTFRDKSDNDTWQMSSWVRWYAAVVEQNLMVSRVMGYYLCNNSSNSDHNNNKVLALSSWEVLSEVDALVDYVECTRDAPDSFKNATNDLIYDVLEMVGKDYRLVQRELSVRVKEFGDRIQGLNSSELTRFLEGLKRLEDGKESLLSLFKKRRSDDEFWDLISQVKMRILEMVKKREQEKRLMITWVGGEDPLQRKSTRLSVRREALFRLPSSGGWSSSLGLTPVSL; this is translated from the coding sequence ATGGGAATTATGATCGGGCGAAAGAAATTACGAAACTTGATCGGTATTATCAAGGACAAAGCCTCACTCACCAAAGCTATTACTCTTTCGACAAGCCGCCACGCATCGTCTATACGCGTGACCATCATATGCGCCACCACACACGAGCCGTCGTCTCCCCCTTCCGAGAACCACATCTCCGCCGTCATCGGCGGCGGTGGCCAAGAATCCCGCAGCATCTCGAGTACGTGCATCAACACACTCATGGGGCGCCTCCACGCCACGCGCAGTGCCGCCGTGGCACTCAAGTGCCTTCTCGTCGCTCATAACATTGTTTCCAGAGGCTCCTTCATCCTCAAAGATCAACTCTCCTTCTACCCTTCCTCAGGAGGTCCAAACTTCCTCAACCTCTCCACCTTCCGCGACAAATCGGACAACGACACGTGGCAAATGTCGTCGTGGGTTAGGTGGTACGCCGCCGTGGTGGAGCAAAATCTCATGGTGTCTAGGGTTATGGGATATTATCTGTGTAATAATTCTTCTAATTCGGATCACAACAATAATAAGGTTTTGGCACTGTCAAGCTGGGAGGTTTTATCTGAGGTTGACGCTCTTGTGGACTACGTGGAATGCACGCGCGATGCGCCTGATTCTTTCAAGAATGCGACGAACGATTTGATATATGACGTTTTGGAGATGGTGGGTAAGGATTACAGGCTGGTTCAACGTGAACTGTCGGTCCGAGTCAAGGAATTCGGAGATAGAATACAGGGTTTGAATTCTAGCGAGTTGACTCGGTTTCTAGAAGGTTTGAAGAGGCTGGAGGATGGCAAGGAGAGTTTATTGTCGTTGTTCAAGAAGAGAAGAAGTGATGATGAGTTCTGGGATTTGATTAGTCAGGTTAAGATGAGGATTTTGGAAATGGTGAAGAAAAGAGAGCAGGAGAAGAGGCTGATGATCACGTGGGTTGGGGGAGAAGATCCGTTGCAGAGAAAGTCAACTAGGTTGAGTGTGCGACGAGAGGCGTTGTTCCGGTTGCCATCT